A genome region from Thermococcus onnurineus NA1 includes the following:
- the ribD gene encoding bifunctional diaminohydroxyphosphoribosylaminopyrimidine deaminase/5-amino-6-(5-phosphoribosylamino)uracil reductase RibD: MMDEDKKFMHLALELAKRGEGWVNPNPMVGAVIVKDGEVIGVGWHRKFGEKHAEINAIEDAKDRGHDTRGATLYVTLEPCSHWGKQPPCADRIIAEGFKRVVVAMKDPHSLVAGRGIEKMQRAGIEVDVGILEEEAKKLNEIFIKYITTKIPFVSIKLALTLDGFIATESFSSQWITGDKARQKVQELRRRHMAIMVGAGTILRDNPKLNCRLPECPPKYKVILDRHGLIGEELSGGRRFRLFNDGNVIIFTENPEAFGEVNATIVEETDPERILRKLGEMGIDSVLIEGGRIACQFLSYADKFYIFYGPKLFGRGIKPFECLSVKEANEAPVLEIESIEKLGESLLVTAYPGDCGVQRHY, from the coding sequence ATGATGGACGAAGACAAGAAGTTTATGCATCTCGCGCTGGAGCTGGCAAAGCGCGGAGAGGGCTGGGTAAACCCTAATCCAATGGTTGGGGCAGTCATAGTCAAAGATGGTGAGGTAATAGGTGTTGGATGGCACAGGAAGTTTGGGGAAAAGCATGCCGAAATTAACGCTATCGAGGACGCCAAGGATCGGGGACACGACACTAGGGGAGCAACATTGTATGTAACGCTCGAACCGTGCTCTCACTGGGGAAAGCAGCCACCATGTGCCGATAGAATAATCGCTGAAGGCTTTAAACGAGTGGTCGTGGCAATGAAGGATCCTCACTCACTTGTCGCGGGCAGGGGCATTGAAAAGATGCAGAGAGCAGGCATAGAAGTTGATGTCGGCATCCTTGAGGAAGAGGCGAAAAAGCTGAATGAGATTTTCATCAAATATATAACTACCAAGATACCATTCGTTTCAATAAAGCTCGCCCTAACTCTCGACGGTTTTATTGCTACAGAAAGCTTCTCTTCTCAGTGGATAACAGGAGATAAGGCGAGGCAAAAGGTTCAGGAGCTCAGGAGAAGGCACATGGCAATCATGGTTGGAGCCGGAACGATTCTTAGGGACAACCCGAAGCTCAACTGTCGCCTTCCTGAATGTCCCCCAAAATACAAGGTTATCCTCGACAGACACGGCCTTATCGGTGAGGAGCTGAGCGGCGGTAGACGTTTCCGTCTCTTCAATGATGGAAACGTAATAATCTTCACAGAAAATCCGGAAGCGTTTGGAGAAGTAAACGCCACTATTGTCGAGGAAACCGATCCTGAAAGAATTCTTAGAAAGCTCGGCGAGATGGGGATAGACAGCGTCTTGATTGAAGGTGGAAGAATAGCCTGCCAGTTCTTGAGCTATGCCGACAAGTTCTACATCTTCTATGGGCCAAAGCTCTTTGGGAGGGGAATAAAGCCTTTCGAGTGCCTCAGCGTGAAAGAAGCCAACGAGGCACCGGTGTTAGAGATAGAATCAATCGAGAAGCTCGGTGAGAGCCTCCTTGTTACAGCTTACCCGGGTGATTGTGGTGTTCAGCGGCATTATTGA
- a CDS encoding prolyl oligopeptidase family serine peptidase, whose product MDDPYMWMEDLQDERVLKLVEEENKRFREFIGELSDELFPEVWEYYSMPTLYGAKLTEKGIIVMFKERDRQIIKWLGGKILVDSKRLEEELGDEVLLQGFTADDAGKRLAYSFSIGGADEGITRIIDLETGELIDEMKPSVWNVAFLENGYYFGRFYRHDETPDGVKAPAVRLFWKDEGGEKMVFGEGLSSGYFIGLRESTDGKWAMVVVTFGWNKAEIYLGPIEEPEKWEKVYSAEVPAQPIEVVDGKVYILTKEGKGLGKVIAIEDGEIEEVIPEDEFPLEWAVIVGNRILAGRLVHASHRLEVYSLDGKKLDEITFDLPGSLYPLDADGKKVILRYESFTIPYRLYEFDGELKLLDERKIEGDFQVSEDFAISKDGTRIHYFIVKGEKDEKKAWVFGYGGFNIALTPRFFPQVIPFIRRGGTFVMANLRGGSEYGEEWHRAGMRENKQNVFDDFIAVLGKLKAEGYKVAAWGRSNGGLLVSATLVQRPDVMDAALIGYPVIDMFRFHKLYIGSVWVPEYGNPDDPKDREFLLKYSPYHNVKEQKYPPTLLYTGLYDDRVHPAHALKFFMKLRAVSAPVYLRVETKSGHMGASPETRARELTDLLAFVVETLEA is encoded by the coding sequence ATGGATGACCCTTACATGTGGATGGAGGACCTCCAGGACGAGCGTGTTCTCAAGCTGGTTGAGGAAGAGAACAAACGCTTTAGGGAGTTTATTGGAGAGCTGAGCGACGAACTGTTTCCGGAGGTCTGGGAGTACTACTCGATGCCAACCCTCTACGGGGCGAAGCTAACCGAAAAGGGCATCATAGTGATGTTCAAGGAGAGGGACAGGCAGATAATTAAGTGGCTCGGCGGAAAAATTCTAGTTGACTCCAAGAGGCTTGAGGAGGAGCTTGGCGACGAGGTTCTCCTTCAGGGGTTCACAGCAGACGATGCTGGGAAACGCCTCGCCTACAGCTTTTCCATCGGAGGCGCCGACGAGGGGATAACAAGGATCATAGACCTTGAAACTGGAGAGCTCATCGACGAGATGAAGCCCTCGGTCTGGAACGTTGCTTTCCTGGAAAACGGCTACTACTTCGGCAGGTTCTACCGCCACGACGAGACACCCGATGGCGTTAAGGCTCCAGCCGTGAGGCTCTTCTGGAAGGATGAGGGCGGAGAGAAGATGGTCTTCGGCGAGGGGCTTAGCTCCGGCTACTTCATCGGGCTGAGGGAGAGCACCGACGGAAAGTGGGCGATGGTAGTTGTGACCTTTGGCTGGAACAAGGCTGAGATATACCTCGGCCCCATAGAGGAGCCCGAAAAGTGGGAGAAGGTCTACTCGGCCGAGGTTCCGGCACAGCCGATAGAAGTTGTCGATGGAAAGGTCTACATTCTCACGAAGGAAGGAAAGGGCCTCGGAAAGGTCATCGCAATCGAAGACGGCGAAATCGAGGAGGTTATCCCCGAGGATGAGTTCCCGCTGGAGTGGGCAGTAATAGTGGGCAACAGAATTCTAGCCGGCAGGCTCGTCCATGCCAGTCACAGACTTGAGGTCTACTCACTTGATGGCAAGAAGCTTGACGAGATTACCTTCGACCTGCCCGGAAGCCTCTATCCACTCGACGCCGATGGCAAGAAGGTTATCCTTCGATACGAGAGCTTCACCATCCCCTACAGGCTCTACGAGTTTGACGGGGAGCTGAAGCTTCTCGACGAGAGGAAGATTGAAGGAGACTTTCAGGTGAGCGAGGACTTTGCGATCTCAAAGGACGGAACGAGAATCCACTACTTCATTGTAAAAGGAGAGAAAGACGAGAAGAAGGCCTGGGTCTTTGGCTACGGCGGCTTCAACATTGCCTTAACTCCGAGGTTCTTCCCGCAGGTGATTCCGTTCATACGGCGCGGCGGAACCTTTGTGATGGCTAACCTTAGAGGAGGTAGTGAATACGGTGAAGAGTGGCACCGCGCCGGAATGAGAGAAAACAAGCAGAACGTCTTCGACGACTTCATAGCCGTTCTCGGTAAGCTTAAGGCCGAGGGCTACAAGGTTGCCGCCTGGGGCAGGAGCAATGGTGGACTGCTCGTCTCAGCGACGCTCGTCCAGCGGCCGGACGTCATGGACGCGGCTCTGATAGGCTACCCCGTCATCGACATGTTCCGCTTCCACAAGCTCTACATCGGCAGCGTTTGGGTTCCTGAGTACGGCAACCCCGACGATCCGAAGGACAGGGAGTTCCTGCTCAAATACTCGCCCTACCATAACGTTAAAGAGCAAAAATATCCACCAACGCTCCTCTACACTGGCTTATATGATGACAGGGTTCATCCAGCACACGCCCTCAAGTTTTTCATGAAGCTAAGAGCGGTCAGCGCGCCGGTTTATCTGCGCGTGGAAACTAAGAGCGGCCACATGGGTGCTTCGCCTGAGACGAGGGCAAGAGAATTGACTGACCTGCTGGCGTTTGTTGTTGAGACTCTCGAGGCTTAG
- a CDS encoding RAD55 family ATPase, whose translation MESARISTGIPGLDAMLNGGLIPGRTYLVKGAPGTGKTTLAMHFAMAGIANGENVLYVTLEEPADNLRADMTKMGFNLRDPRFTLIDATPAAERYVLVDDFFESFAKNIERMTEAIKQQLRTRHYTRIILDPITMLKLTATKEIEYRRAFLAFIKTMMRMKTTVLLTSELQRTDIEEYLVSGVIELEAFEIDGRLSRGIKITKFRGSGFDGTIRPYEITDRGIVIYNDRVVSLP comes from the coding sequence ATGGAGAGCGCAAGGATATCAACGGGCATTCCTGGTCTCGATGCGATGCTCAACGGTGGCCTAATCCCGGGAAGGACTTATCTAGTCAAGGGAGCTCCCGGAACTGGGAAAACAACGCTCGCGATGCACTTTGCTATGGCAGGCATTGCCAACGGGGAGAACGTTCTCTATGTGACCTTAGAGGAGCCAGCAGATAACCTCAGGGCGGACATGACCAAGATGGGATTTAACCTCCGCGATCCTAGGTTCACCCTGATAGACGCAACTCCTGCGGCTGAGAGATACGTTCTCGTGGACGACTTCTTTGAGTCCTTCGCTAAGAACATAGAGAGAATGACGGAGGCCATAAAGCAGCAGCTCCGCACGAGGCACTACACCCGAATAATTCTCGATCCCATAACCATGCTCAAGCTGACAGCAACGAAGGAGATAGAGTACAGGAGGGCTTTCCTGGCCTTCATAAAGACGATGATGAGGATGAAAACGACCGTTCTGCTGACATCGGAGCTCCAGAGAACGGACATCGAGGAGTACCTTGTGAGTGGCGTGATAGAGCTGGAGGCCTTCGAAATCGACGGAAGGCTCTCCAGGGGCATCAAGATAACCAAATTTAGAGGGAGCGGCTTCGACGGAACCATCAGACCGTATGAAATTACTGACAGAGGGATAGTGATCTACAACGATCGCGTGGTTTCTTTACCCTGA
- a CDS encoding DEAD/DEAH box helicase, whose translation MSEERIRYAEREYADEEIFEILSEPVREWFKRKFGTFTPPQRYAVIEIHKGENVLISSPTGSGKTLSAFLAAINELILLGKEGKLDDKIYVLYVSPLRALNNDIKRNLEGPLAEIKEVAKELGYELPEIRVGIRTSDTSSYEKSKMVRKPPHILITTPESLAIALNAPKFRERLRTVKYLIIDEVHALAENKRGSHLALSIERLANLAESEFVRIGLSATIHPLEEVAKFVFGFDDEGKPRPGLIVDVSFAKETRIWVESVVEDLIYTDAGTLSDALYKRLAELIREHRTTLIFTNTRSGAERVAFNLKKRYPEFEGLIEAHHSSLSREVRLDVEEKLKRGELKAVVCVPGHSKIFTAEGTRRIDRLGEKTAIVGVEETRSRFVGFDGTHKIEYNTKGVKIRTRLGFEVEATLGHKFLTVKDGRLTWVEAGELKPGDYVGVLRRLPSPEKEVPIFEVLPGSAYLHLRAEFLRELKRNIQAKFGSIKAFAKRWNMGESHLSKQLRGEYPFSWERLKLILSEVDMTIEEDDVERITSDKNSYKLSKKFTPGMARLLGFWLADGSWKGGTVTLFSGDLEMLKRYAELAKQEFGIDGHIRRQNESTYALELSFNVLLHLFSGLVGKNKKSKFGVFPEILYRLPMKHKIQFLSGYFDGDGYLEVKGGRIYSAGFVTFNPEFAEGIRNLLLQLGIVSSLRSQDYDEEQFFRGRTVPKKGTSYTVAVLGGDYLRTFGELIEPWRPNLRKIKGLSTGYSNRDVIPNLGKKLREIRETLGISSYRLQKMGIYNPMKVELGTREISRRNLVRLLDFYEMVAKEREMSDVLAEIQRLKELAEGDVFFDRIESIEPVFIKEAYGILNSETGNYVVNGFVSKNSSTSLELGIDIGTIDLVILIGSPKSVNRALQRIGRAGHRLHDVSKGIILALDRDDLVEVTVLAHNARNRRLNRVRIPRNPLDVLVQHLLGMALNQVWEVDEAYKLVRRAYPFHDLPYEDFMSVLKYLAGEYAGLEEKKVYAKIWLEDGKFGRRGKMTRAIYYMNVGTIPDEAKIKVYTMDKKLIGTVEEEFAERLMPGDIFVLAGRTYEFIKSRGNKIYVIPREGAKPTIPAWFSEMLPLSFDLALDVQRFRREVKNLLDKESAKSLLTKKYGIDERAARAILSYFREQARYSVIPDDSTVLVEEVLGEKRNRYFFHTLIGRRANDALSRAFAYIVSQWKNCNVGIAINDNGFALLLPPEKRLNEEEIRALFEIGDLRGTLKKALDNTELLKRRFRHVANRGLLILRRYIGRSKRLGRQQMMAVALLKVLKENYPDFPLLKEVYREIMEDKMDVESAEQFLSWVRDGKVRVVIEHNELPSPFAFNLEVIGSSDVVLMEDRRELIKQLHRKIMAMIEASG comes from the coding sequence ATGAGTGAGGAAAGGATAAGGTACGCCGAGAGAGAATACGCGGACGAGGAGATATTCGAGATACTGAGCGAGCCGGTTAGGGAGTGGTTTAAGCGGAAGTTCGGCACCTTCACTCCGCCCCAGCGATATGCGGTTATTGAGATCCACAAGGGAGAGAATGTTCTCATCTCATCGCCGACCGGTTCTGGAAAGACTCTCTCTGCTTTTCTCGCGGCAATAAATGAGCTTATTCTTTTGGGGAAGGAGGGGAAGCTGGATGATAAAATCTACGTTCTTTACGTCTCGCCGCTGAGAGCACTCAACAACGACATAAAGCGCAATCTTGAGGGACCATTGGCGGAGATAAAGGAAGTGGCAAAAGAGCTCGGCTACGAGCTGCCGGAGATAAGGGTCGGCATAAGGACGAGCGACACCTCGAGCTACGAGAAGAGCAAGATGGTGAGAAAACCACCCCACATACTCATAACCACTCCAGAAAGCCTCGCCATAGCGCTCAACGCGCCGAAGTTCCGCGAGAGGCTGAGAACTGTAAAGTACCTCATCATCGATGAGGTTCACGCTCTGGCTGAGAACAAGCGCGGTTCTCACCTAGCATTGAGCATTGAACGCCTGGCAAATCTCGCCGAGAGTGAATTCGTCAGGATAGGCTTGAGCGCTACAATTCACCCCCTCGAGGAGGTCGCCAAGTTCGTTTTCGGCTTCGATGATGAGGGCAAACCGAGACCTGGCCTAATAGTTGACGTCAGCTTCGCCAAAGAGACCAGAATATGGGTTGAGAGCGTCGTCGAGGATTTGATTTACACTGACGCTGGAACCCTGAGCGACGCCCTCTATAAACGCCTGGCCGAGCTGATAAGGGAACACAGGACGACGCTAATCTTCACCAACACTAGGAGCGGTGCTGAGAGAGTGGCCTTCAACCTGAAGAAGCGCTATCCTGAGTTTGAGGGGCTGATAGAGGCTCACCACTCAAGCCTTTCGCGAGAGGTTCGTCTGGACGTCGAGGAGAAGCTAAAGAGGGGTGAGCTAAAGGCTGTTGTCTGCGTTCCTGGCCATTCTAAGATTTTCACTGCTGAAGGAACAAGGAGAATTGATAGACTTGGAGAAAAAACGGCTATTGTGGGAGTCGAAGAAACAAGGAGTCGTTTTGTGGGGTTTGATGGAACCCACAAGATTGAATATAACACAAAGGGCGTTAAAATCAGAACGAGATTGGGCTTTGAAGTCGAGGCAACGCTCGGGCACAAGTTCCTCACCGTGAAAGACGGAAGATTAACTTGGGTTGAGGCGGGAGAACTCAAGCCGGGTGATTACGTTGGAGTTCTCCGTAGACTACCGAGTCCAGAGAAAGAAGTGCCAATCTTTGAAGTTCTTCCTGGTTCTGCCTATCTGCATCTCCGGGCTGAATTCCTAAGGGAGCTAAAGAGGAATATTCAAGCCAAATTCGGCTCGATTAAGGCCTTCGCAAAAAGATGGAACATGGGCGAGAGTCACTTATCGAAACAACTCCGGGGGGAGTACCCCTTCAGCTGGGAGAGATTAAAGCTGATTCTCAGTGAAGTTGACATGACCATAGAAGAAGACGACGTGGAAAGGATAACCTCCGACAAGAACAGCTATAAACTATCCAAGAAGTTCACACCGGGAATGGCGCGGTTGCTCGGTTTCTGGCTTGCTGACGGTTCGTGGAAGGGGGGCACGGTAACTCTGTTCTCTGGCGACCTGGAGATGCTCAAACGCTACGCAGAACTCGCCAAGCAGGAATTCGGAATAGATGGACACATTAGAAGGCAGAACGAGAGCACCTACGCTTTGGAGCTATCCTTTAACGTCTTGCTTCACCTTTTCAGCGGGCTTGTCGGCAAAAACAAAAAATCGAAGTTTGGAGTTTTTCCAGAGATACTCTACCGTCTTCCAATGAAGCATAAAATCCAGTTTCTCTCAGGATACTTTGATGGGGATGGCTACCTCGAAGTTAAGGGAGGGCGGATATATTCTGCGGGCTTCGTCACATTTAATCCGGAGTTCGCCGAGGGAATACGCAACCTGCTACTCCAGCTTGGGATAGTTTCCTCACTCCGCAGTCAGGATTACGATGAAGAGCAGTTCTTTAGGGGAAGGACCGTACCCAAGAAAGGCACCAGCTACACGGTTGCTGTTCTTGGAGGGGATTACCTTAGGACGTTCGGGGAGCTGATAGAACCTTGGCGTCCAAACTTGAGAAAAATAAAGGGTTTATCCACAGGTTACTCAAACAGAGATGTTATCCCAAACCTCGGCAAAAAGCTTAGAGAGATACGAGAGACCCTGGGCATAAGCTCCTACCGGCTCCAGAAGATGGGGATCTACAACCCCATGAAAGTCGAACTTGGCACGAGGGAAATCAGCAGGAGAAACTTGGTAAGGTTGCTCGACTTCTATGAGATGGTGGCAAAGGAGCGAGAAATGTCTGATGTACTCGCCGAGATTCAGAGACTGAAGGAGCTCGCGGAAGGGGACGTTTTCTTTGATAGGATAGAATCAATAGAACCCGTGTTCATAAAGGAAGCCTACGGGATTCTAAACTCGGAAACGGGCAACTACGTGGTAAATGGTTTCGTCTCAAAAAACAGCTCAACGAGTCTGGAGTTAGGAATTGACATCGGTACAATAGATTTGGTTATCCTCATCGGTTCGCCAAAGAGCGTCAATAGAGCATTGCAAAGGATTGGAAGGGCCGGTCACAGGTTGCACGACGTGAGCAAAGGTATCATTTTGGCCCTCGACAGGGACGATTTGGTTGAGGTTACCGTTTTGGCGCACAACGCCCGCAACAGGAGGCTCAACAGGGTTAGAATTCCGAGGAATCCACTCGATGTTCTGGTTCAGCATTTGCTCGGAATGGCACTGAACCAGGTCTGGGAGGTCGATGAGGCATACAAGCTCGTGAGAAGAGCTTACCCCTTCCACGACCTGCCTTACGAGGACTTCATGAGCGTGCTGAAGTATCTGGCGGGAGAATACGCCGGCCTCGAGGAGAAGAAGGTCTATGCCAAGATATGGCTGGAGGACGGAAAATTCGGCAGGCGCGGCAAGATGACGAGGGCCATCTACTACATGAACGTCGGGACAATTCCTGACGAGGCAAAGATAAAGGTTTACACTATGGACAAAAAGCTCATCGGGACGGTTGAAGAGGAGTTCGCCGAGAGGCTCATGCCAGGAGACATCTTCGTTCTCGCCGGAAGGACCTACGAGTTCATCAAGAGCAGGGGCAACAAGATCTACGTTATCCCGCGCGAGGGTGCGAAGCCAACCATACCTGCCTGGTTCTCAGAGATGCTTCCGCTGAGCTTTGACCTTGCCCTGGACGTTCAGAGGTTTAGGAGGGAAGTTAAGAACCTTCTAGACAAGGAGAGCGCAAAGTCGCTTCTCACGAAGAAATACGGCATAGACGAGCGCGCCGCGAGAGCAATTTTATCCTACTTCCGCGAGCAGGCGCGCTATTCGGTGATTCCGGACGACAGCACGGTTCTCGTTGAAGAGGTCCTTGGTGAGAAGAGGAACCGCTATTTCTTCCATACGCTCATCGGCAGGCGAGCAAACGATGCCTTAAGCAGAGCCTTTGCCTACATAGTCAGCCAGTGGAAGAACTGCAACGTTGGAATAGCGATAAACGACAACGGCTTTGCCCTTCTCCTCCCGCCGGAGAAGAGGTTGAACGAGGAAGAAATACGGGCGCTCTTCGAGATTGGGGATTTGAGGGGGACTCTCAAAAAGGCCCTTGACAATACCGAACTGCTGAAGAGAAGGTTTAGACACGTGGCCAACCGTGGACTGCTCATTTTAAGGCGCTATATCGGGAGGAGCAAGAGGCTCGGCAGGCAGCAGATGATGGCCGTTGCTCTCCTCAAAGTGCTCAAGGAGAACTACCCCGACTTCCCGCTCCTGAAGGAGGTCTACCGCGAGATAATGGAGGACAAAATGGACGTTGAGAGCGCGGAGCAGTTCCTGAGCTGGGTTCGCGATGGGAAAGTTAGGGTTGTAATCGAGCACAACGAGCTGCCAAGTCCATTCGCCTTCAACCTCGAAGTTATAGGTTCCAGCGACGTCGTTCTGATGGAAGACAGAAGGGAACTCATCAAGCAGCTGCACAGAAAGATAATGGCGATGATAGAAGCATCAGGGTAA
- a CDS encoding glycosyltransferase family 2 protein yields the protein MDFPLLALAVILAWDGYFFVNYIISLFSNYRIREWTPKVSLIIPAYNEGERILRAIKSALAQDYPDFEVIVVDDGSEDDTYEIASSIKDPRLRIYRKEHGGKAKALNFGLAKASGEIIATTDADSELDKNALKGLVRRFHSDEILGVGGQVRIMGSSFLERAQDIEHLRIAMFRRAKELDDLSLAPGPIAAFRREALERIGGFVEDIVEDYATTKAIKKLGKVVYAPMAKVYTEMPKTLSKLWRQRKRWFLGDLKNLGGGFTKDWAFLLFSDFVAFLDVILPPLLLVLGRFELFAFWYGFEVITMLVPTFVEGGSFFNALFFPFIVWFWALFYLTLHVYGYVRLLLGRL from the coding sequence ATGGACTTCCCCCTCTTGGCCCTTGCGGTAATCCTTGCTTGGGACGGCTACTTTTTCGTTAATTACATAATTAGCCTTTTCAGCAATTACAGAATTCGGGAATGGACGCCGAAGGTTAGCCTAATAATCCCTGCCTACAACGAGGGAGAAAGGATCTTGAGGGCCATAAAATCGGCTCTTGCTCAGGATTACCCGGATTTTGAGGTCATAGTTGTTGATGATGGAAGCGAGGATGACACATACGAGATTGCGAGCTCTATTAAGGATCCAAGGCTCAGAATTTACAGAAAAGAACACGGCGGGAAGGCGAAAGCCCTCAATTTCGGCCTTGCGAAGGCGAGCGGTGAGATAATAGCCACCACCGACGCCGACAGCGAGCTCGATAAAAATGCCCTGAAGGGGCTGGTGAGGCGCTTCCACTCTGATGAGATCCTCGGCGTGGGCGGCCAGGTACGGATTATGGGCTCTTCCTTTCTCGAGAGGGCTCAAGATATTGAGCACCTGAGGATTGCAATGTTCCGACGCGCTAAAGAGCTCGACGACCTGAGCCTCGCTCCCGGGCCCATAGCGGCCTTCAGGAGGGAAGCACTTGAGAGAATTGGCGGTTTTGTTGAGGACATAGTCGAGGACTATGCCACGACCAAAGCCATCAAAAAGCTCGGAAAGGTCGTCTACGCCCCAATGGCCAAGGTCTACACCGAGATGCCTAAGACTCTCTCCAAACTCTGGCGCCAGAGGAAGCGCTGGTTCCTCGGCGATCTGAAGAACCTCGGCGGCGGCTTCACCAAGGATTGGGCGTTCCTGCTGTTTTCCGACTTCGTGGCATTTCTTGATGTTATCCTTCCTCCTCTCCTCTTGGTTCTTGGTCGCTTTGAGCTCTTTGCATTTTGGTATGGCTTTGAGGTCATCACGATGCTCGTTCCGACGTTTGTTGAGGGTGGCTCGTTCTTTAATGCCCTGTTCTTCCCGTTTATAGTCTGGTTCTGGGCGCTGTTCTACCTCACACTCCACGTTTACGGCTATGTTAGACTACTCCTGGGCAGGCTTTGA
- a CDS encoding inorganic phosphate transporter produces the protein MMLITAALFMAWAIGANDSAKAVGTAVGSGVIGFKRAVLLIGIFTTLGALLGGSGVSGTVSGLAEGMGAPTLGLVLFSAAVAVTIASLWGKPISTTQSLIGALTGASLALGLSVDWGTLGRITLAWVLSPILAALTAIVVYRLYSPVLKRIKCLKNLELTQRWLIFTAASFSAFNLGANELSNVAGILESLGFDGPFKVVLALMLAIGALTFSYEVMMTVGRDLSPLGPTSAFSSQLGASLAVSAANLLGLPVSSGQAIIGAISGLSAYKGEHVNVRVLLGIVRGWILGPLAAGGLAYLLVGLLA, from the coding sequence ATGATGCTCATAACCGCTGCCCTTTTCATGGCCTGGGCAATAGGTGCGAACGACAGTGCAAAGGCAGTTGGGACCGCCGTGGGTTCGGGAGTTATTGGATTCAAGCGGGCCGTGCTGCTCATTGGAATATTTACGACTTTGGGTGCCCTCCTTGGTGGTTCGGGCGTTTCAGGAACGGTGAGCGGGTTAGCCGAAGGTATGGGAGCCCCGACGCTTGGTTTAGTACTCTTCAGCGCAGCGGTAGCAGTTACAATCGCGAGCCTCTGGGGAAAGCCCATCTCAACCACACAGTCCCTCATCGGAGCTTTAACAGGTGCCTCCCTTGCGCTTGGCCTGTCTGTCGACTGGGGAACGCTTGGAAGGATAACCCTCGCATGGGTTCTCTCCCCCATCCTGGCGGCCCTTACGGCCATAGTCGTCTATCGTCTCTACTCTCCGGTGTTGAAGAGGATAAAGTGCCTCAAAAACCTGGAGCTGACCCAGAGGTGGTTGATATTTACGGCGGCTTCTTTCTCAGCTTTCAACCTCGGTGCAAACGAACTCTCCAACGTGGCAGGTATACTAGAAAGCTTGGGCTTCGATGGGCCGTTCAAGGTCGTCCTTGCCCTCATGCTTGCCATTGGCGCACTGACCTTCAGCTATGAGGTCATGATGACGGTTGGAAGGGACCTCTCCCCTCTTGGACCGACTTCGGCTTTCTCATCGCAGTTGGGGGCTTCTTTAGCGGTCAGCGCCGCTAACCTGCTGGGCCTCCCGGTCAGCTCTGGTCAGGCAATAATAGGCGCCATAAGCGGGCTTAGTGCTTACAAGGGTGAGCATGTAAATGTCAGGGTTCTCCTTGGAATAGTCAGGGGGTGGATTCTCGGTCCTCTGGCTGCTGGTGGGCTGGCATACCTGCTCGTTGGCCTATTAGCTTAG